In one window of Henckelia pumila isolate YLH828 chromosome 1, ASM3356847v2, whole genome shotgun sequence DNA:
- the LOC140874954 gene encoding protein trichome birefringence-like 23: protein MVKKMYGWKSWWRSVSKNNFFVLKFGASILLVGLGFALLCNRSSDFLSVSDTPFLENAEVSPAPVVSLNSQESGDQIPSQGHEVKSIDSSGKCNLFVGDWIPYRGEPLYTNNSCIFIEEHQNCMKNGRPDENYLYWRWNPLGCELPKLEPERFLELMRNKSLALIGDSISRNHVQSLLCMLSTVENAVQVYHDEEYKSRRWIFPSYNFTVSVIWSPFLAKALIFEDMNGVSTSEIELHLDELDQSWTKQFDTFDYMIFSSGKWFIKGTIYYENNHILGCHYCPKRNFTELGFNFAFRRVIKNVFDYIIQSKHKGMIFYRTLTPDHFENGQWFSGGTCNRSLPSKAGEFELNEMDKYLRNIELGEFEKALDKASGNGVNLKLFDVTNLSLLRPDGHPGPYRFFQPFTKDKNGEVVNDCLHWCLPGPIDYWNDLLMEMVKDTDV, encoded by the exons ATGGTTAAGAAAATGTACGGTTGGAAATCTTGGTGGCGATCTGTTAGCAAGAACAATTTCTTTGTTCTAAAGTTTGGGGCTTCAATTCTTCTAGTGGGTCTTGGATTTGCGCTGCTTTGCAATCGATCCTCGGATTTTTTGTCAGTTTCAGACACCCCTTTTCTTGAAAACGCCGAGGTTTCACCTGCTCCTGTTGTTTCTCTCAATTCCCAAGAAAGTGGAGATCAGATTCCTTCCCAAG GACATGAGGTAAAATCCATTGATAGTTCAGGGAAGTGTAATCTATTTGTTGGGGATTGGATTCCTTATAGGGGAGAACCTCTTTACACGAACAACAGTTGCATCTTCATCGAAGAACACCAAAATTGTATGAAAAATGGGCGGCCAGATGAGAATTATCTTTACTGGAGGTGGAATCCTCTTGGTTGCGAGTTGCCTAAGCTTGAGCCGGAGAGGTTTCTTGAGTTAATGAGGAACAAGAGTTTGGCATTGATTGGTGATTCAATATCTAGAAACCATGTACAATCACTCCTCTGTATGCTCTCGACG GTTGAAAATGCTGTTCAAGTTTACCACGACGAAGAATACAAATCCAGAAGGTGGATCTTCCCCTCGTACAATTTCACTGTTTCCGTTATCTGGTCCCCTTTCCTTGCCAAAGCTCTCATCTTTGAAGACATGAATGGTGTATCCACGTCTGAAATCGAGCTCCATCTTGATGAACTTGACCAAAGCTGGACCAAGCAATTCGATACCTTCGATTACATGATATTTTCTAGTGGCAAATGGTTCATCAAAGGAACAATCTACTACGAAAACAACCACATACTGGGTTGCCACTACTGCCCCAAAAGAAACTTCACTGAGCTCGGGTTCAACTTCGCCTTTCGCAGAGTCATCAAGAACGTCTTTGACTACATCATTCAATCGAAGCACAAGGGCATGATATTTTACCGGACCTTGACACCAGATCACTTTGAGAACGGCCAATGGTTCAGTGGCGGGACGTGCAACAGATCATTACCCTCAAAGGCAGGTGAATTCGAGTTAAATGAGATGGACAAGTATCTGCGTAACATTGAGCTAGGTGAATTTGAGAAGGCGTTGGATAAAGCTTCTGGAAACGGCGTAAATCTTAAACTTTTCGACGTCACCAATCTTTCGTTGTTGAGACCGGATGGGCATCCGGGGCCATACAGATTTTTTCAACCATTCACGAAGGATAAGAACGGTGAAGTTGTAAACGATTGCCTGCATTGGTGCCTGCCTGGCCCTATAGATTATTGGAATGATCTTTTGATGGAAATGGTCAAGGATACCGATGTATGA